Proteins co-encoded in one Halorussus vallis genomic window:
- a CDS encoding ArsA family ATPase — MAELDVEAVEHIDDADVPTGVDAPEYVLYGGKGGVGKTTMAAATALASARDGTATLVVSTDPAHSLSDTFETEIPADPQRIREDVPLYAAEIDPDQALQDGQAIFGGAAGEGESDADPFADDPSAGPGGADEGDAGPLGGLGGMLGGDGDLGSLLGGPMPGSDEAAAMQKLLEYMDDDRFERVIVDTAPTGHTLRLLELPELMDSMVGRILKFRQKFQGMMEGMKGMFGGSDADPEQGLDDLEELAARIERLREVLRDPGRTDFRVVMVPEEMSVFESKRLLAQLGEYGVPVGTVVVNRVMEDLADVAPEANADAFVTPNIDTCEFCERRWKVQQDALAAAQEVFRGHDVKRVPLFADEVRGEEMLRLVAACLD, encoded by the coding sequence ATGGCCGAACTCGACGTTGAAGCGGTCGAGCACATCGACGACGCGGACGTGCCGACGGGCGTCGACGCCCCCGAGTACGTCCTCTACGGGGGCAAAGGCGGCGTCGGCAAGACGACGATGGCGGCGGCGACGGCGCTCGCCAGCGCCCGCGACGGCACGGCGACGCTGGTCGTCTCGACCGACCCGGCCCACTCGCTTTCGGACACCTTCGAGACGGAGATTCCGGCCGACCCCCAGCGGATTCGAGAGGACGTGCCGCTCTACGCCGCCGAGATAGACCCCGACCAGGCGCTGCAGGACGGCCAGGCCATCTTCGGCGGCGCCGCCGGAGAGGGAGAATCGGACGCCGACCCCTTCGCCGACGACCCGAGCGCGGGGCCGGGTGGCGCGGACGAGGGCGACGCCGGGCCGCTCGGCGGCCTCGGCGGGATGCTCGGCGGCGACGGCGACCTGGGGTCGCTGCTCGGCGGGCCGATGCCGGGGTCCGACGAGGCCGCGGCGATGCAGAAGCTCCTGGAGTACATGGACGACGACCGGTTCGAGCGCGTGATCGTCGACACCGCGCCGACCGGCCACACCCTGCGACTCCTAGAACTGCCGGAACTGATGGACTCGATGGTGGGCCGCATCCTGAAGTTCCGCCAGAAGTTCCAGGGGATGATGGAGGGGATGAAGGGGATGTTCGGCGGGAGCGACGCCGACCCCGAACAGGGGCTGGACGACCTCGAAGAACTGGCGGCGCGCATCGAGCGACTGCGCGAGGTGCTCCGGGATCCCGGCCGGACCGACTTCCGGGTGGTGATGGTTCCCGAGGAGATGAGCGTCTTCGAGTCCAAGCGCCTGCTGGCCCAACTCGGCGAGTACGGCGTGCCGGTCGGCACCGTCGTCGTCAACCGGGTGATGGAGGACCTCGCGGACGTCGCACCCGAAGCGAACGCCGACGCCTTCGTCACGCCGAACATCGACACTTGCGAGTTCTGCGAGCGCCGCTGGAAGGTCCAGCAGGACGCCCTCGCGGCGGCCCAGGAGGTCTTCCGCGGCCACGACGTCAAGCGCGTGCCGCTGTTCGCCGACGAGGTCCGCGGCGAGGAGATGCTCCGACTCGTGGCCGCCTGTCTCGACTGA
- a CDS encoding DUF6663 family protein — protein sequence MEADRNSESAADDRTYRVLAVPERGRLRLLDRERYEPVVTAAEGHDASVEAARPGYLVDVDLDWSTAEPTVTSLSVVRPTLYAFADGVEPMFEAAQNAWADAQASGDSMNSRVTRNTDNEVNGVLYVFAEDAAGGTFESLRDGTRPLEPLVDRVNENEGEAPREVFVLRPADGRYVVVTIALRKGGQFADTLRDTYDCPRPPESSE from the coding sequence ATGGAAGCGGACCGGAACTCCGAGTCGGCGGCCGACGACCGGACCTACCGCGTGCTCGCAGTCCCCGAACGCGGGCGACTTCGCCTGCTCGACCGTGAACGCTACGAACCGGTCGTCACCGCCGCCGAGGGCCACGACGCGTCGGTGGAAGCCGCGCGGCCGGGCTACCTCGTCGACGTCGACCTCGACTGGTCGACCGCCGAACCGACCGTCACGTCGCTGTCGGTGGTCCGGCCGACGCTGTACGCCTTCGCCGACGGCGTCGAACCGATGTTCGAGGCCGCCCAGAACGCGTGGGCCGACGCCCAGGCATCCGGCGATTCGATGAACAGCCGCGTGACCAGGAACACCGACAACGAGGTCAACGGCGTCCTCTACGTCTTCGCCGAGGACGCCGCGGGCGGGACGTTCGAGTCGCTCCGCGACGGGACGCGCCCGCTCGAACCGCTGGTCGACAGGGTGAACGAGAACGAGGGCGAGGCGCCCCGGGAGGTGTTCGTCCTCCGACCCGCCGACGGCCGGTACGTCGTCGTCACCATCGCGCTCCGGAAGGGCGGCCAGTTCGCCGACACGCTGCGAGACACCTACGACTGCCCGCGACCGCCGGAGTCGTCCGAGTAG
- a CDS encoding glycosyl transferase family 2, producing the protein MEYGQERIATLHRLTDRVPEAPTDRAAVVVPMTEREYAGLAAERVLSELERLAPDRVVVALRAPAGKVAAFCDWLAGFDLPLTVLWCNGPGTTDLLGDRGLNGAAGKGRDVWLALGTAAATHEYVVVHDADARTYEAADAARLLFPLARGYDFAKGYYARVENGRLYGRLFRLFYAPLVRALADENPGEAVLDYLGAFRYALAGEFAVTADLARSLRVERHWGLEVGTLGEAFEHAGFDGTAQVDLGRYEHDHRAVSGPTGLSDMSEHVAAALFRAVENHGVEPDYATLPARYRETAAEFVSGYAADAAFNGLDYDPADERGQVETYAEAISAPDERGAGGEDGNEDARLPAWTDADLSPKEVLTASRADVADVRGE; encoded by the coding sequence ATGGAGTACGGTCAAGAGCGCATCGCCACCCTCCACCGGTTGACCGACCGCGTGCCCGAGGCCCCCACCGACCGGGCGGCCGTGGTCGTCCCGATGACCGAGCGCGAGTACGCCGGACTGGCCGCCGAGCGCGTCCTCTCGGAACTCGAACGCCTCGCGCCCGACCGGGTGGTCGTCGCGCTCCGGGCACCCGCCGGGAAGGTCGCGGCGTTCTGCGACTGGCTCGCGGGGTTCGACCTCCCGCTGACGGTGCTGTGGTGCAACGGTCCCGGAACGACCGACCTGCTCGGCGACCGGGGGTTGAACGGCGCGGCCGGCAAGGGTCGGGACGTCTGGCTGGCGCTGGGCACCGCCGCGGCGACCCACGAGTACGTCGTCGTCCACGACGCCGACGCCAGGACCTACGAGGCCGCCGACGCGGCCCGCCTGCTCTTCCCGCTCGCCCGCGGCTACGACTTCGCGAAGGGCTACTACGCCCGGGTCGAGAACGGCCGGCTCTACGGCCGGCTGTTTCGGCTGTTCTACGCGCCGCTGGTGCGGGCGCTCGCCGACGAGAATCCCGGGGAGGCGGTCCTCGACTACCTCGGGGCGTTCCGCTACGCGCTGGCGGGCGAGTTCGCCGTGACCGCCGACCTCGCGCGCTCGCTCCGCGTCGAGCGCCACTGGGGCCTGGAGGTCGGTACGCTCGGCGAGGCCTTCGAGCACGCCGGCTTCGACGGAACCGCCCAAGTCGACCTCGGGCGCTACGAGCACGACCACCGCGCCGTCTCCGGGCCGACCGGCCTCTCGGACATGAGCGAGCACGTCGCGGCCGCCCTCTTCCGCGCCGTGGAGAACCACGGTGTCGAACCCGACTACGCGACGCTCCCGGCGCGCTACCGTGAGACGGCCGCGGAGTTCGTCTCGGGCTACGCCGCCGACGCCGCGTTCAACGGACTCGACTACGACCCGGCCGACGAGCGCGGGCAGGTCGAGACGTACGCCGAGGCGATTTCGGCGCCGGACGAGCGAGGAGCGGGCGGCGAAGACGGGAACGAAGACGCCAGACTGCCCGCCTGGACCGACGCCGACCTCTCGCCGAAGGAAGTGCTGACGGCGTCGCGCGCGGACGTCGCCGACGTTCGCGGAGAGTGA
- a CDS encoding MFS transporter, which translates to MVFLVNLARVVFAPLLEPLSAAFTMSDATAGLIATLAWLGSALPRIPTGYLLTRVQRHRVVLGTGAVLTGAAAFTASATSVFTLGAGAFLMGLASGAYFIAANPLITELYPERVGRVIGIHGTASQLAAVAAPLFVGAVLALEQWWTVFDEWRLTFWGTAVVAAATTAVFYRTARRTELPDAGSEDRHLLVAARRQWPIIVSGVAILGATGFVWNGFFNFYVKYVTATKGIDPATARTLLTVVFAAGVPAFWMTGRVADRFPHVPLMLTILGSFVVTLLALTVAEGLAVIAVVTAVMGYVIHSLFPAMDTYLLDSLPDENRASAYSLYSGSMMIFQATGSVAIGALLEMEYGYNQVFRAFSAALILILVVLVALYATDKLPTGGEDPSVVSGD; encoded by the coding sequence ATGGTCTTTCTGGTGAACCTCGCCCGGGTGGTCTTCGCTCCCCTGCTGGAACCGCTCTCGGCGGCGTTCACCATGAGCGACGCGACCGCCGGTCTGATAGCGACGCTGGCGTGGCTGGGGAGCGCGCTCCCCCGGATTCCGACCGGCTACCTGCTCACCCGGGTCCAGCGCCACCGCGTCGTCCTCGGGACGGGCGCGGTGCTGACCGGCGCGGCGGCGTTCACCGCGTCGGCGACCTCCGTGTTTACCCTCGGCGCGGGGGCGTTCCTGATGGGTCTGGCCAGCGGCGCGTACTTCATCGCCGCCAACCCGCTCATCACCGAACTCTACCCCGAACGGGTCGGCCGGGTCATCGGCATCCACGGCACCGCGAGTCAACTCGCCGCCGTCGCCGCGCCGCTGTTCGTCGGCGCGGTCCTGGCGCTCGAGCAGTGGTGGACGGTGTTCGACGAGTGGCGGCTCACCTTCTGGGGGACCGCGGTCGTCGCCGCGGCGACGACCGCGGTCTTCTATCGGACTGCCAGGCGGACCGAGCTTCCGGACGCCGGGAGCGAGGACCGCCACCTGCTGGTCGCCGCCCGGCGCCAGTGGCCCATCATCGTGAGCGGCGTCGCCATCCTCGGCGCGACGGGATTCGTCTGGAACGGCTTCTTCAACTTCTACGTCAAGTACGTCACCGCCACGAAGGGAATCGACCCCGCGACCGCCCGCACGCTCCTGACGGTGGTGTTCGCCGCCGGCGTGCCCGCCTTCTGGATGACCGGCCGGGTCGCCGACCGCTTCCCGCACGTCCCGCTGATGCTGACCATCCTGGGGTCGTTCGTCGTCACGCTGCTGGCGCTCACGGTCGCCGAAGGGCTCGCGGTCATCGCGGTCGTCACCGCCGTCATGGGCTACGTCATCCACAGCCTCTTCCCGGCGATGGACACCTACCTGCTCGACTCGCTGCCCGACGAGAACCGCGCCAGCGCCTACTCGCTGTACAGCGGGTCGATGATGATATTCCAGGCGACCGGGAGCGTGGCCATCGGAGCGCTCCTGGAGATGGAGTACGGCTACAACCAGGTGTTCCGGGCGTTCTCGGCCGCGCTGATACTGATTCTGGTCGTGCTGGTCGCGCTGTACGCGACGGACAAACTGCCGACCGGCGGCGAGGACCCGAGCGTGGTTTCGGGCGACTGA
- a CDS encoding HVO_0758 family zinc finger protein: MKSVRRGLRDGDVEKDTYGRLSCNDCGSSLSTRDPDDEIYKVKACPECGREWKEL; this comes from the coding sequence ATGAAATCAGTTCGCCGCGGGCTCCGGGACGGCGACGTGGAAAAGGACACCTACGGGCGACTGTCGTGTAACGACTGCGGGAGTTCGCTCTCGACGCGCGACCCGGACGACGAGATATACAAGGTGAAGGCGTGCCCGGAGTGCGGCAGGGAGTGGAAGGAACTCTAG
- a CDS encoding aldo/keto reductase, translating to MATADGTYEYKLQHGDEFARTYFRRFDDLAVSSVGAGTYLGEPTDAVDASYRDALTTAFERGINVVDTAINYRCQRSERVVGDAIEDADVSRDEVFVATKGGFLPFDSERPENPGEYVRREFVETGLVDRDDLARGSHCIAPEFIDDQLDRSLENLGVDGVDCYYVHNPETQLHARSREEVYDQLEATFTRLEERAAAGDIGSYGVATWNAFRVEKGDDDYLSLPEVVSRARKAAKAAENTATNLRAIQLPFNVFMADAFTVESHDGPEGPQSALWFAHEAGLNVFTSASIAQGELADGMPEEVAERLQGETTAQRAINFARSAPGVTSSLVGMANPEHVEENVAAGQYEPLGADAFDAVFE from the coding sequence ATGGCCACCGCCGACGGGACTTACGAGTACAAACTCCAGCACGGCGACGAGTTCGCCCGGACGTACTTCCGGCGGTTCGACGACCTCGCGGTGTCGAGCGTCGGCGCGGGCACCTACCTCGGCGAGCCGACCGACGCCGTCGACGCGAGCTACCGCGACGCGCTGACGACCGCGTTCGAGCGCGGCATCAACGTCGTCGACACCGCTATCAACTACCGGTGCCAGCGCAGCGAGCGCGTCGTCGGCGACGCCATCGAGGACGCCGACGTCTCCCGCGACGAGGTGTTCGTCGCGACCAAGGGCGGCTTCCTCCCGTTCGACAGCGAGCGCCCCGAGAACCCCGGCGAGTACGTCCGCCGGGAGTTCGTCGAGACGGGCCTCGTCGACAGGGACGACCTCGCGCGCGGAAGTCACTGCATCGCGCCCGAGTTCATCGACGACCAACTGGACCGGTCGCTGGAGAACCTCGGGGTGGACGGCGTCGACTGCTACTACGTCCACAATCCCGAGACGCAACTCCACGCCCGGTCGCGCGAGGAGGTGTACGACCAGTTGGAGGCGACGTTCACGCGCCTCGAAGAGCGCGCGGCCGCGGGCGACATCGGGAGTTACGGCGTGGCAACCTGGAACGCCTTCCGGGTCGAGAAGGGCGACGACGACTACCTCTCGCTCCCCGAAGTCGTCTCGCGCGCCCGCAAGGCCGCGAAGGCCGCCGAGAACACCGCGACCAACCTCCGGGCGATTCAGTTACCCTTCAACGTTTTCATGGCCGACGCCTTCACCGTCGAATCCCACGACGGCCCCGAAGGCCCGCAGAGCGCGCTCTGGTTCGCCCACGAGGCGGGGTTGAACGTCTTCACAAGCGCCAGCATCGCGCAGGGCGAACTCGCCGACGGGATGCCCGAGGAGGTCGCCGAGCGACTCCAGGGCGAGACGACCGCCCAGCGCGCCATCAACTTCGCCCGGAGCGCTCCGGGGGTCACCTCCTCGCTCGTCGGGATGGCGAACCCCGAGCACGTCGAGGAGAACGTCGCCGCGGGTCAGTACGAACCGCTCGGCGCCGACGCGTTCGACGCCGTGTTCGAGTGA
- a CDS encoding DHH family phosphoesterase, with product MSLPAIPELPLRGVARAVENFGLTNPEVAGAAALGTVALLASLWLAVRWIRRPMGARLKRALSKRDRVAVLMHPNPDPDAMACAIGVAHLASEVGTEATLQYAGQIRHQENRAFRTVLDLELDRIEHMGQLAAEDVILVDHNTPRGFEGAERVEPYAVVDHHPGNGTGEVFTDQRTDYGSCATIVAEYLDDLGGKPLGPDAVDDDGFVVPSEIATGLLYGIQSDTKHLTKGCTEAEFSAAAYLYDGVDEDLLDRIANPQVGAEVLEVKSRAISERDVRGSFAVSDVGRLSNADAVPQAADELLQLEGVTAVVVYGRREDTVHVSGRSRDDRVHMGRALERVADGIPGASAGGHARMGGGQVPVEGAAYADGSDAQLWKQSELTEDVFAALNGDV from the coding sequence ATGTCATTGCCGGCCATCCCGGAACTCCCGCTCCGGGGCGTCGCGCGGGCCGTCGAGAACTTCGGCCTGACGAACCCGGAAGTGGCGGGAGCGGCCGCGCTCGGGACGGTCGCGCTGCTCGCCTCGCTGTGGCTCGCCGTCCGCTGGATTCGGCGGCCGATGGGCGCGCGACTCAAGCGCGCGCTGTCGAAGCGCGACCGGGTGGCCGTCCTCATGCACCCGAACCCCGACCCCGACGCGATGGCCTGCGCCATCGGGGTGGCCCACCTGGCGTCGGAGGTCGGAACCGAGGCGACCCTGCAGTACGCCGGCCAGATACGCCACCAGGAGAACCGGGCGTTCCGGACGGTGCTCGACCTCGAACTCGACCGCATCGAGCACATGGGTCAACTGGCCGCCGAGGACGTCATCCTGGTCGACCACAACACGCCCAGGGGGTTCGAAGGGGCCGAGCGCGTCGAACCGTACGCCGTCGTCGACCACCACCCCGGAAACGGCACCGGCGAGGTGTTCACCGACCAGCGCACCGACTACGGGTCCTGCGCGACCATCGTCGCCGAGTACCTGGACGACCTCGGGGGCAAACCGCTCGGTCCCGACGCGGTAGACGACGACGGGTTCGTCGTCCCGTCCGAAATCGCGACCGGACTGCTCTACGGCATCCAGTCCGACACCAAGCACCTCACGAAGGGCTGTACCGAGGCGGAGTTCTCCGCCGCGGCGTACCTCTACGACGGCGTCGACGAGGACCTGCTCGACCGCATCGCCAACCCGCAGGTCGGCGCCGAGGTGCTGGAGGTCAAGTCGCGGGCCATCTCCGAACGCGACGTCCGGGGGTCGTTCGCGGTCAGCGACGTCGGCCGACTCAGCAACGCCGACGCGGTTCCACAGGCCGCCGACGAACTCCTCCAACTGGAGGGCGTCACCGCGGTGGTCGTCTACGGCCGCCGCGAGGACACCGTCCACGTCTCGGGGCGCTCGCGCGACGACCGGGTTCACATGGGCCGGGCGCTCGAACGCGTCGCCGACGGCATCCCCGGCGCGAGCGCGGGCGGCCACGCCCGGATGGGCGGCGGCCAGGTCCCCGTGGAGGGTGCGGCCTACGCTGACGGGTCCGACGCTCAACTGTGGAAGCAGAGCGAACTCACCGAGGACGTTTTCGCGGCGCTCAACGGCGACGTGTAG
- a CDS encoding SDR family oxidoreductase: protein MDVAILGCGYVGLELGRQLTDAGHRAVGVRRSEDGVEEVEAAGFEGVRADVTDAEALSAVPDVDAAVFAASSGGRDAAAAREVYVEGLRTAIRHFGGRDDPPERFVYTGSTGVYGDHGGDWVDEETPISPTTEKTEVLAAAERIALEETAEAGMDGTVARLAGIYGPGRNRLERYLEGPVTEGYLNMIHRDDVAGAIRHLLSEDLARGEVVLVVDDEPVSKWTFADWLADECGVERPAKQTTEERLEAEDLGERTRRRLLTSKRCSNAKLRSLDYEFVYPTYREGYRSAVESYRNEGR, encoded by the coding sequence ATGGACGTGGCGATTCTGGGTTGTGGGTACGTCGGACTCGAACTCGGCCGACAGTTGACGGACGCAGGCCATCGGGCGGTCGGCGTCCGGCGCTCGGAGGACGGCGTCGAGGAGGTCGAAGCGGCCGGGTTCGAGGGGGTTCGCGCCGACGTGACCGACGCCGAGGCGCTCTCGGCCGTGCCGGACGTCGACGCCGCGGTGTTCGCGGCGAGTTCGGGCGGCCGCGACGCCGCGGCCGCCCGCGAGGTGTACGTCGAGGGGCTTCGAACCGCCATCCGCCACTTCGGGGGCCGAGACGACCCGCCCGAGCGATTCGTTTATACGGGGAGCACGGGCGTCTACGGCGACCACGGGGGCGACTGGGTCGATGAGGAGACGCCGATTTCGCCGACGACCGAGAAGACCGAGGTGCTGGCGGCGGCCGAGCGAATCGCGCTCGAAGAAACCGCCGAGGCGGGGATGGACGGCACCGTCGCGCGACTCGCCGGCATATACGGGCCGGGCCGGAACCGCCTGGAGCGGTACCTGGAAGGCCCGGTGACCGAGGGCTACTTGAACATGATTCACCGTGACGACGTCGCGGGTGCGATACGACATCTCCTTTCGGAGGACCTCGCGCGCGGCGAGGTCGTCCTGGTCGTGGACGACGAACCCGTCTCGAAGTGGACGTTCGCCGACTGGCTCGCCGACGAGTGCGGCGTCGAGCGCCCCGCCAAGCAGACGACCGAGGAGCGACTCGAAGCAGAGGACCTCGGCGAGCGCACTAGGCGGCGACTCCTGACCAGCAAACGGTGTTCGAACGCGAAGCTCCGGTCGCTGGATTACGAGTTCGTCTACCCGACGTATCGGGAAGGCTACCGTTCCGCGGTCGAATCGTATCGCAACGAGGGGCGATAA
- a CDS encoding DUF5791 family protein — protein MLYDEVDDPEETSPEQLRADYEAELADVIAAEGVDEVADASGVDRETVAALADGESPRVTVAEAAAILALDDDTPDADAVKLETRDHLLMGMTTAVLDVDKIAAEMDDMDAKEIQQKIEGRMEMSLKEFARLHHFIASQNDR, from the coding sequence ATGCTCTACGACGAGGTAGACGACCCGGAGGAGACGTCGCCCGAGCAACTTCGCGCCGACTACGAGGCGGAACTCGCCGACGTTATCGCAGCCGAAGGCGTCGACGAAGTGGCCGACGCGAGTGGCGTCGACCGCGAGACGGTCGCGGCGCTCGCCGACGGCGAGTCGCCGCGGGTGACCGTCGCGGAGGCGGCCGCCATCCTGGCGCTCGACGACGATACCCCCGACGCCGACGCCGTCAAACTGGAAACCCGCGACCACCTGCTAATGGGGATGACGACCGCGGTCCTCGACGTGGACAAGATCGCCGCCGAGATGGACGACATGGATGCCAAGGAGATACAACAGAAGATAGAGGGCCGGATGGAGATGTCCCTGAAGGAGTTCGCCCGACTCCACCACTTCATCGCGAGCCAGAACGACCGGTAA